In a genomic window of Bordetella petrii:
- the nuoE gene encoding NADH-quinone oxidoreductase subunit NuoE — MLLSEQAYQKIDRELAKFPADQRQSAIMASLAIAQDEKGWLSPEVLEDVANYIGVPPIAVQEVATFYNMFDVKPVGKHKIAVCTNLPCALRDGEKAGDYLKRKLGIDYRETTPDGLFTLVEGECMGACGDSPVLIVNNKHMCVRMTEEKLDALVQGLKEQGAQGESA; from the coding sequence ATGCTGCTTTCCGAACAGGCCTACCAGAAAATCGATCGGGAACTCGCCAAGTTCCCGGCCGACCAGCGGCAGTCGGCCATCATGGCTTCGCTTGCCATCGCGCAAGATGAAAAAGGCTGGCTGTCCCCCGAAGTCCTTGAAGACGTGGCCAACTACATCGGCGTGCCGCCCATCGCGGTGCAAGAAGTCGCCACGTTCTACAACATGTTCGACGTCAAGCCGGTCGGCAAGCACAAGATCGCGGTTTGCACGAACCTGCCCTGTGCCTTGCGCGACGGCGAAAAAGCCGGCGACTACCTCAAGCGCAAGCTCGGCATCGACTACCGCGAAACCACGCCCGACGGCCTGTTCACGCTGGTCGAGGGCGAATGCATGGGCGCTTGCGGCGATTCCCCCGTGCTTATCGTCAACAACAAGCATATGTGCGTGCGCATGACCGAAGAAAAGCTCGACGCGCTGGTTCAGGGCCTGAAAGAGCAGGGCGCCCAAGGAGAATCGGCATGA
- a CDS encoding porin: MKKTLLAAALLAGFAGVAQAETSVTLYGIIDTGIGYNKVKGAGFDGSRVGMINGVQNGSRWGLRGTEDLGDGLQAVFQLESGFNSGNGNHAQDGRLFGRQATIGLQSDSWGRLDFGRQTNIASKYFGSIDPFGAGFGQANIGMGLSAMNTVRWDNMVMYQTPSYSGFQFGVGYSFSVDDNTTDDDRVGFRTADNVRGITTGLRYVNGPLNVALSYDQLNASNAQAQDEVDATPRSYGIGASYDFEVVKVALAYARTTDGWFGGQGINGIGAVDSDADGVDDQFPLSSNRFADGFKSNSYMVGLTAPIGGASKLFGSWQMVDPSNDKLTGGEEKMNVFSLGYTYDLSKRTNLYAYGSYAKNYAFIDDVKSTAVGVGIRHRF, translated from the coding sequence ATGAAAAAGACTCTGCTCGCTGCCGCCCTGCTCGCCGGTTTCGCCGGTGTGGCCCAGGCAGAAACCTCGGTGACGCTGTACGGCATCATCGACACCGGTATCGGCTACAACAAGGTCAAGGGCGCTGGTTTCGACGGCAGCCGCGTCGGCATGATCAACGGCGTGCAGAACGGCTCGCGCTGGGGCCTGCGTGGCACCGAAGATCTGGGTGACGGCCTGCAAGCCGTGTTCCAACTGGAAAGCGGCTTCAACTCCGGCAACGGCAACCATGCTCAAGATGGCCGCCTGTTCGGCCGTCAAGCCACCATCGGTTTGCAAAGCGACAGCTGGGGCCGTCTGGACTTCGGTCGCCAAACCAACATCGCTTCCAAGTACTTCGGTTCGATCGACCCGTTCGGCGCCGGCTTCGGCCAAGCCAACATCGGCATGGGCCTGAGCGCGATGAACACCGTTCGTTGGGACAACATGGTCATGTACCAGACCCCGTCCTACAGCGGCTTCCAGTTCGGCGTTGGCTACTCGTTCAGCGTGGATGACAACACCACCGACGACGATCGCGTTGGCTTCCGCACCGCCGACAACGTCCGTGGCATCACCACCGGCCTGCGCTACGTGAACGGCCCGCTGAACGTCGCTCTGTCGTACGACCAGCTGAACGCCTCGAACGCCCAAGCTCAAGACGAAGTTGACGCCACCCCCCGTTCGTACGGCATCGGCGCTTCGTACGACTTCGAAGTGGTCAAGGTCGCGCTGGCCTACGCCCGCACCACCGACGGCTGGTTCGGCGGCCAAGGCATCAACGGCATCGGCGCTGTCGACAGCGACGCTGACGGCGTGGACGACCAGTTCCCGCTGAGCTCGAACCGCTTTGCTGACGGCTTCAAGTCGAACTCGTACATGGTGGGCCTGACCGCCCCGATCGGCGGCGCCAGCAAGCTGTTCGGTTCGTGGCAAATGGTCGACCCCAGCAACGACAAGCTGACTGGCGGCGAAGAGAAGATGAACGTCTTCTCGCTGGGCTACACCTACGACCTGTCCAAGCGTACCAACCTGTACGCCTACGGTTCGTATGCCAAGAACTATGCCTTCATCGACGACGTGAAGAGCACGGCTGTTGGCGTCGGTATCCGCCACCGCTTCTAA
- a CDS encoding NADH-quinone oxidoreductase subunit C codes for MTMTRLETLKHNLQAALGADIALTEALGELTLEVPADQWLAVCNKLRTDAGLSFETCIDLCGVDYLTWGNGTRQAGEDKVAGVQRSRYAVVAHLLSIAHNWRLRVRTWAPDDDFPMVGSLIDCWPGVNWFEREAFDLFGIVFEGHPDLRRILTDYGFIGHPFRKDFPLSGTVEMRYDPEQRRVIYQPVTIDPREITPRVVREDSYGLGR; via the coding sequence ATGACGATGACCAGGCTCGAAACCCTGAAACACAACCTGCAGGCCGCGCTGGGGGCGGACATAGCCCTGACCGAAGCGCTCGGCGAGCTCACCTTGGAAGTGCCGGCCGACCAATGGCTGGCCGTCTGCAACAAGCTGCGCACCGACGCCGGCCTGAGCTTCGAAACCTGCATCGACCTGTGCGGCGTCGACTACCTCACCTGGGGCAATGGCACGCGCCAGGCGGGCGAAGACAAGGTCGCCGGCGTGCAGCGCTCGCGCTACGCGGTGGTGGCGCACCTGCTGTCCATCGCGCACAACTGGCGTCTGCGCGTGCGCACCTGGGCCCCCGATGACGACTTCCCCATGGTGGGCTCGCTGATCGACTGCTGGCCCGGCGTCAACTGGTTCGAGCGCGAAGCTTTCGACCTGTTCGGCATCGTCTTCGAAGGCCATCCCGACCTGCGCCGCATCCTCACCGACTACGGCTTCATCGGCCATCCGTTCCGCAAAGACTTCCCCCTGTCGGGCACCGTCGAAATGCGCTACGACCCCGAACAGCGGCGCGTCATCTACCAGCCGGTCACCATCGACCCGCGCGAAATCACCCCGCGCGTCGTGCGTGAAGATTCCTACGGCCTGGGGCGTTAA
- a CDS encoding NADH-quinone oxidoreductase subunit D — translation MAEIKNYTLNFGPQHPAAHGVLRLVLELDGEVIQRADPHIGLLHRATEKLAEHKTYIQALPYMDRLDYVSMMCNEHAYVMAIEKLLGIEPPLRAQYIRVMFDEITRLLNHLMSLGSHALDVGAMAVFLYAFREREDLMDCYEAVSGARMHAAYYRPGGVYRDLPDTMPQYGESSKYRGEKDLRIMNDARSGSLLDFIEDFTNRFPACVDEYETLLTDNRIWKQRLVGIGVVDPERAKALGFTGPMLRGSGVAWDLRKMQPYEVYDLVDFDVPVGVNGDCYDRYLVRIAEMRESNRIIRQCVEWLRNNPGPVMVENHKVAPPKRTGMKTNMEDLIHHFKLFTEGFHVPPGEAFASIEHPKGEFGIYLVSDGANKPYRLKIRAPGFAHLQSLDEMARGHMIADAVTIIGTQDIVFGEIDR, via the coding sequence ATGGCAGAAATCAAGAACTACACCCTGAACTTCGGCCCCCAGCACCCGGCCGCGCACGGCGTGCTGCGCCTGGTGCTCGAGCTCGACGGCGAAGTCATCCAGCGCGCCGACCCGCACATCGGCCTGCTGCACCGGGCCACCGAAAAGCTGGCCGAACACAAGACCTACATCCAGGCGCTGCCCTACATGGACCGCCTCGACTACGTCTCCATGATGTGCAACGAGCACGCGTACGTCATGGCCATCGAGAAGCTGCTGGGCATCGAGCCGCCGCTGCGCGCGCAGTACATCCGCGTCATGTTCGACGAGATCACGCGCCTGCTCAACCACCTGATGTCGCTGGGCTCGCACGCGCTCGACGTGGGCGCGATGGCAGTGTTCCTGTACGCCTTCCGCGAGCGCGAAGACCTGATGGACTGCTACGAAGCCGTCTCGGGCGCGCGCATGCACGCGGCCTACTACCGGCCGGGCGGGGTCTACCGCGACCTGCCCGACACCATGCCGCAGTACGGCGAAAGCAGCAAATACCGTGGCGAGAAAGACCTGCGCATCATGAACGACGCGCGCTCGGGCTCGCTGCTCGATTTCATCGAAGACTTCACCAACCGCTTCCCCGCCTGCGTCGACGAGTACGAAACCCTGCTTACCGACAACCGCATCTGGAAGCAGCGCCTGGTGGGCATCGGCGTCGTCGATCCCGAACGCGCCAAGGCGCTGGGCTTCACCGGCCCCATGCTGCGCGGCTCTGGCGTGGCCTGGGACTTGCGCAAGATGCAGCCCTACGAAGTCTACGACCTGGTCGATTTCGACGTGCCCGTCGGCGTCAACGGTGACTGCTACGACCGCTACCTGGTGCGTATCGCCGAAATGCGCGAAAGCAACCGCATCATCCGCCAGTGCGTCGAATGGCTGCGCAACAACCCGGGGCCGGTCATGGTCGAGAACCACAAGGTCGCCCCGCCCAAGCGCACCGGCATGAAAACCAACATGGAAGACCTGATCCACCACTTCAAGCTCTTCACTGAAGGTTTCCACGTGCCGCCGGGCGAAGCTTTCGCCTCGATCGAGCACCCGAAAGGCGAATTCGGCATCTACCTGGTGTCCGACGGCGCCAACAAGCCTTATCGCCTGAAAATTCGGGCGCCGGGCTTTGCCCACTTGCAATCGCTCGATGAAATGGCGCGCGGCCACATGATCGCCGACGCCGTCACCATCATCGGCACGCAGGACATCGTTTTCGGCGAAATCGACCGCTGA
- the nuoF gene encoding NADH-quinone oxidoreductase subunit NuoF, protein MNAPDLYKNLAQGLDPNPLNDLSNSMCLHGRHIGPQILADLDGNNWHLQDYVKRGGYEALRKILSSGMKPEDVIAEVKASGLRGRGGAGFPTGLKWSFMPRAFPGQKYLVCNSDEGEPGTFKDRDILRFNPHIVIEGMAIAAYAMGISVGYNYIHGEIFEVYQRFEEALEEARAAGFLGDNILGSEFSFQLHAFHGYGAYICGEETALLESLEGKKGQPRFKPPFPASFGLYGKPTTINNTETFAAVPWIIRNGGQAYLEVGKPNNGGTKVFSITGDVERPGNYEIPLGTPFSKLLELAGGMRGGKKLKAVIPGGSSAPVLPADIMMDITMDYDAIAKAGSMLGSGAVIVMDETRCMVKSLLRLSYFYFEESCGQCTPCREGTGWLYRMVHRIEHGQGRQEDLDLLDSVAGNIMGRTICALGDAAAMPVRGFLKHYRDEFAHHIEHKSCVVPQYL, encoded by the coding sequence ATGAACGCGCCCGACCTGTACAAAAACCTGGCGCAGGGGCTCGATCCCAATCCCCTGAACGACCTGTCCAACTCCATGTGCCTGCACGGCCGGCACATCGGGCCGCAGATCCTGGCCGACCTCGACGGCAACAACTGGCACCTGCAAGACTACGTCAAGCGCGGCGGCTACGAAGCCCTGCGCAAGATCCTGTCGTCTGGCATGAAGCCCGAGGACGTCATCGCCGAAGTCAAGGCCTCGGGTCTGCGCGGCCGCGGCGGCGCGGGCTTTCCTACCGGCCTCAAATGGAGCTTCATGCCGCGCGCCTTCCCAGGCCAGAAGTACCTGGTGTGCAACTCCGACGAGGGCGAGCCCGGCACCTTCAAAGACCGCGACATCCTGCGCTTTAATCCGCACATCGTGATCGAAGGCATGGCCATCGCGGCCTACGCCATGGGCATCAGCGTCGGCTACAACTATATCCACGGCGAAATCTTCGAGGTTTACCAGCGCTTCGAAGAAGCCCTGGAAGAAGCCCGCGCCGCCGGTTTCCTGGGCGACAATATCCTGGGTTCCGAGTTCAGCTTCCAGCTGCATGCCTTCCATGGCTACGGCGCCTACATCTGCGGCGAAGAAACCGCGCTGCTCGAATCGCTCGAAGGCAAGAAGGGCCAACCGCGCTTCAAACCGCCGTTCCCAGCCAGCTTCGGCCTGTACGGCAAACCCACCACCATCAACAACACCGAAACCTTCGCGGCGGTGCCCTGGATCATCCGCAACGGCGGCCAGGCCTACCTGGAAGTGGGCAAGCCCAATAACGGCGGCACCAAGGTGTTCTCGATCACCGGTGACGTCGAGCGCCCCGGCAACTACGAAATTCCGCTGGGCACGCCGTTCTCCAAGCTGCTCGAGCTTGCCGGCGGCATGCGCGGCGGCAAGAAGCTCAAGGCGGTCATCCCGGGGGGCTCCAGCGCTCCGGTGCTGCCTGCCGACATCATGATGGACATCACCATGGACTACGACGCCATCGCCAAGGCCGGCTCCATGCTGGGCTCGGGCGCGGTCATCGTCATGGACGAAACCCGCTGCATGGTGAAGTCGCTGTTGCGTCTGTCGTATTTCTATTTCGAAGAAAGCTGCGGCCAGTGTACGCCGTGCCGCGAAGGCACCGGCTGGCTCTACCGCATGGTCCATCGCATCGAGCACGGCCAGGGTCGCCAGGAAGACCTCGACCTGCTCGACAGCGTGGCCGGCAATATCATGGGCCGCACCATCTGCGCCCTGGGCGACGCCGCCGCCATGCCGGTGCGTGGCTTCCTCAAGCATTATCGCGACGAATTCGCGCACCACATCGAGCACAAGTCGTGTGTGGTCCCGCAATATCTGTAG
- a CDS encoding NuoB/complex I 20 kDa subunit family protein translates to MAIDGILKQGFITTSADKFLNWAKTGSMWPMTFGLACCAVEMMHAGAARYDLDQFGIIFRPSPRQSDLMIVAGTLCNKMAPALRKVYDQMPEPRWVVSMGSCANGGGYYHYSYSVVRGCDRIVPVDVYVPGCPPTAEALVYGLLQMQNKIRLTNTIAR, encoded by the coding sequence ATGGCTATAGACGGCATCCTCAAGCAAGGTTTCATCACTACCAGTGCCGACAAGTTCCTCAACTGGGCAAAAACGGGCTCGATGTGGCCCATGACCTTCGGTCTGGCCTGTTGTGCGGTCGAAATGATGCACGCCGGCGCGGCGCGCTACGACCTCGACCAGTTCGGTATCATTTTTCGCCCCAGCCCGCGCCAGTCCGACCTGATGATCGTGGCTGGCACGCTGTGCAACAAAATGGCGCCGGCGCTGCGCAAGGTCTACGACCAAATGCCCGAGCCGCGTTGGGTCGTGTCCATGGGCTCGTGCGCCAACGGGGGAGGGTACTACCACTACTCGTATTCGGTGGTGCGCGGCTGCGATCGTATCGTGCCGGTCGATGTCTACGTGCCGGGCTGTCCGCCCACGGCCGAAGCGCTGGTCTATGGGCTGCTGCAAATGCAGAACAAGATCCGTCTGACCAACACCATTGCCCGCTGA
- the nuoI gene encoding NADH-quinone oxidoreductase subunit NuoI has protein sequence MEAIKDFFGSLMLAELLKGMRLTGKYFFKRKVTLRYPMEKTPISARFRGLHALRRYPNGEERCIACKLCEAVCPALAITIESDQRDDGTRRTTRYDIDLTKCIFCGFCEESCPVDSIVETHIHEYHGEKRGDLYFTKDMLLAVGDRYEAEIARRRAEDAPYR, from the coding sequence ATGGAAGCGATCAAAGATTTCTTCGGCAGCCTGATGCTGGCCGAGTTGCTCAAAGGCATGCGCCTGACGGGCAAGTACTTCTTCAAGCGCAAGGTCACCTTGCGCTACCCGATGGAAAAGACGCCGATTTCGGCGCGCTTCCGTGGGCTGCATGCGCTGCGCCGCTACCCCAATGGGGAAGAGCGCTGCATCGCCTGCAAACTGTGCGAAGCGGTCTGCCCGGCACTGGCCATCACCATCGAGTCGGACCAGCGCGACGACGGCACCCGTCGCACCACGCGCTACGACATCGATCTCACCAAGTGCATTTTCTGCGGCTTCTGTGAGGAAAGCTGCCCCGTGGACTCGATCGTGGAAACCCACATCCACGAATACCACGGTGAAAAGCGCGGCGACCTCTACTTCACCAAAGACATGCTGCTCGCCGTGGGCGACCGCTACGAAGCCGAAATCGCCCGCCGCCGGGCCGAAGACGCGCCATACCGTTGA
- the nuoH gene encoding NADH-quinone oxidoreductase subunit NuoH, whose amino-acid sequence MEWLDILESHGQALLGPTAWLVLWTIVKIVVIAVPIILCVAYLTYWERKMIGWMHVRLGPTRVGFRGLLQPFADVFKLLTKEVVVPTQANKILFVVAPVVTLMPALAAWAVVPFGPEVVLANVNAGLLYVMAITSIGVYGVIVAGWASNSKYAFLGALRASAQMVSYELAIGFVLVTVLLVSGSLNMSEIVLGQTRGWFAEHGLTFLSWNWLPLLPLFVIYVISAVAETNRHPFDVVEGESEIVAGHMVEYSGMAFALFFLGEYANMILLSCMASIMFLGGWTSPIDIAPLTWIPGWIWLGIKTFCVVSLFVWFRASFPRYRYDQIMRLGWKIFIPLTGVWLVVVAIWMQTPWNIWR is encoded by the coding sequence ATGGAATGGCTCGATATTCTTGAAAGCCACGGTCAGGCCCTGTTGGGTCCGACGGCCTGGCTGGTGCTCTGGACGATCGTCAAGATCGTGGTCATCGCCGTTCCCATCATCCTGTGCGTGGCCTACCTTACGTACTGGGAACGCAAGATGATCGGCTGGATGCACGTGCGCCTGGGCCCGACCCGTGTCGGTTTCCGCGGCCTGCTGCAGCCGTTCGCCGACGTGTTCAAGCTGCTGACCAAAGAAGTCGTGGTGCCCACGCAGGCCAACAAGATCCTGTTCGTGGTGGCGCCGGTGGTTACCCTGATGCCGGCGCTGGCAGCCTGGGCAGTGGTGCCGTTCGGCCCCGAAGTGGTGCTGGCCAACGTCAACGCCGGCCTGCTGTACGTCATGGCCATCACCTCCATCGGCGTCTATGGCGTCATCGTGGCGGGCTGGGCGTCTAACTCCAAGTACGCGTTCCTGGGCGCGCTGCGCGCCTCGGCTCAGATGGTCTCGTACGAGCTGGCCATCGGCTTCGTGCTGGTCACGGTGCTGCTGGTGTCGGGCAGCCTGAACATGTCCGAAATCGTGCTGGGCCAGACGCGCGGCTGGTTCGCCGAGCACGGCCTGACGTTCCTGTCCTGGAACTGGCTGCCGCTGCTGCCGCTGTTCGTCATCTACGTGATCTCGGCCGTGGCCGAAACCAACCGCCACCCGTTCGACGTGGTGGAAGGCGAATCCGAAATCGTGGCCGGCCACATGGTCGAATACTCGGGCATGGCCTTCGCGCTGTTCTTCCTGGGCGAATACGCCAACATGATCCTGCTGTCTTGCATGGCATCCATCATGTTCCTGGGCGGCTGGACTTCCCCGATCGACATCGCGCCGCTGACCTGGATTCCGGGCTGGATCTGGCTGGGCATCAAGACATTCTGCGTGGTTTCGCTGTTCGTGTGGTTCCGCGCGTCGTTCCCGCGCTACCGCTACGACCAGATCATGCGTTTGGGCTGGAAGATTTTCATCCCGCTGACCGGCGTCTGGCTGGTCGTGGTGGCGATCTGGATGCAGACGCCCTGGAACATTTGGCGTTGA
- the nuoG gene encoding NADH-quinone oxidoreductase subunit NuoG translates to MVELTVDGNKVEVPEGSMVMHAAQKLGLYVPHFCYHKKLSIAANCRMCLVEVEKAPKALPACATPATNGMVVHTCSEKAKAAQKSVMEFLLINHPLDCPICDQGGECQLQDLAVGYGGSTSRYREEKRVVFHKDLGPLVSAEEMTRCIHCTRCVRFGQEIGGLMELGMLGRGEHSEITSFVGRSVESELSGNMIDLCPVGALTSKPFRYTARTWELARRRSVSPHDSLGANLVIQVKGDRVMRVVPFEDEALNECWISDRDRFSYEGLNSEDRLAAPMIKGADGQWQEASWADALQAVAQGLSRVRDSHGGGQIGALAAEYATTEEFALLGRLVRALGSENIDFRLRQTDPGFDAALSGAPWLGMPVADLDTLDRVLVVGSFLRKDHPLMAQRLRQAAKRGTQILLVDSAADDPLMPVAARVTVAPSGLPLALAQVAVALAQAKEQPVPAEFADVTPDENAKLVAASLASGANVAVLMGNMAVASPQASLLAANARGVADLAGARFGFLTSGANTVGGYLAGAVPGQGGKTAAAMLAEPLKAYIVLHAEPALDADNGPQAVAALRGAEFAVALTPYASAAQDWADVMLPVAPFTETSGTFVNAQGLPQSFKGTVAPLGQTRPAWKVLRVLGNVLQLQGFEDETSESVRDTALAGGVEGRLSNDIKAARGLGKAATGLERVADVPIYRSDAMVRRSEPLQETPASQPPTARMNGATLAGLGLAAGVRVRVTGPAGSVELETVQDDAVADRGVRIAAAFEQTAALGGAFGEISVERA, encoded by the coding sequence ATGGTTGAACTAACCGTCGACGGCAATAAGGTCGAAGTCCCCGAGGGCAGCATGGTGATGCATGCCGCCCAGAAGCTCGGCCTGTATGTGCCGCATTTCTGCTACCACAAGAAACTGTCCATCGCGGCCAACTGCCGCATGTGCCTGGTTGAAGTGGAAAAGGCGCCCAAGGCACTGCCGGCCTGCGCCACGCCCGCCACCAATGGCATGGTGGTGCACACATGCTCTGAAAAAGCCAAGGCCGCCCAGAAGTCGGTCATGGAATTCCTGCTGATCAATCACCCCCTCGATTGCCCCATCTGCGATCAGGGCGGCGAATGCCAGCTGCAGGATCTGGCGGTGGGCTACGGCGGTTCGACTTCGCGCTACCGCGAAGAAAAGCGCGTGGTCTTCCACAAAGACCTCGGCCCGCTGGTGTCGGCCGAAGAAATGACCCGCTGCATCCACTGCACCCGTTGCGTGCGCTTCGGCCAGGAAATCGGCGGCCTGATGGAACTGGGCATGCTGGGCCGCGGCGAGCATTCCGAGATCACCTCGTTCGTCGGCCGTTCGGTCGAGTCCGAACTCTCGGGCAACATGATCGATCTCTGTCCTGTTGGCGCGCTCACGTCCAAGCCGTTCCGCTACACGGCGCGCACCTGGGAACTGGCGCGCCGTCGCTCGGTCAGCCCGCATGACAGCCTGGGCGCCAACCTGGTCATCCAGGTCAAGGGCGATCGCGTCATGCGCGTGGTGCCGTTCGAAGACGAAGCCCTCAACGAGTGCTGGATCAGCGACCGCGACCGCTTCTCGTACGAAGGCCTCAACAGCGAAGACCGCCTGGCCGCGCCCATGATCAAGGGCGCCGACGGCCAATGGCAGGAAGCCTCGTGGGCCGACGCGCTGCAGGCTGTGGCGCAAGGCCTGTCGCGGGTGCGCGACAGCCATGGCGGCGGCCAGATCGGCGCGCTGGCGGCCGAATACGCCACCACCGAAGAATTCGCGCTGCTGGGCCGCCTGGTGCGCGCCCTGGGTTCCGAGAACATCGACTTCCGCCTGCGCCAGACCGATCCGGGCTTCGACGCGGCCCTCTCCGGCGCGCCCTGGCTGGGCATGCCGGTGGCCGATCTCGACACGCTCGACCGCGTGCTGGTGGTGGGTTCCTTCCTGCGCAAAGACCACCCCCTGATGGCGCAGCGGCTGCGCCAGGCCGCCAAGCGCGGCACGCAGATCCTGCTGGTCGACAGCGCCGCCGACGATCCCCTCATGCCGGTCGCCGCGCGCGTTACCGTGGCCCCGTCCGGCCTGCCGCTGGCGCTGGCCCAGGTGGCCGTGGCGCTGGCCCAGGCCAAGGAACAGCCCGTGCCGGCCGAATTCGCCGACGTCACGCCCGACGAAAACGCCAAGCTGGTTGCCGCCAGCCTGGCTTCGGGCGCCAACGTCGCGGTGCTGATGGGCAACATGGCCGTGGCTTCGCCGCAGGCGTCGCTGCTGGCCGCCAACGCGCGCGGCGTGGCCGACCTGGCCGGCGCGCGCTTCGGCTTCCTGACCTCGGGCGCCAACACGGTGGGCGGCTACCTGGCCGGCGCCGTGCCGGGGCAGGGCGGCAAGACCGCCGCCGCCATGCTGGCCGAGCCGCTCAAGGCCTACATCGTGCTGCATGCCGAGCCGGCGCTCGACGCCGACAACGGTCCGCAGGCCGTGGCGGCGCTGCGCGGCGCCGAGTTCGCCGTCGCCCTGACGCCCTATGCCTCCGCCGCCCAAGACTGGGCCGATGTCATGCTGCCGGTGGCGCCGTTCACCGAAACGTCCGGCACCTTCGTCAATGCGCAGGGCCTGCCGCAAAGCTTCAAGGGCACGGTGGCGCCGCTGGGCCAGACCCGTCCGGCCTGGAAGGTGTTGCGCGTGCTGGGCAACGTGCTGCAACTGCAAGGCTTCGAAGACGAAACCTCCGAATCCGTGCGCGACACCGCGCTGGCGGGCGGCGTCGAAGGCCGGCTCTCCAACGACATCAAGGCCGCCCGTGGCCTGGGCAAGGCTGCCACGGGTCTCGAGCGCGTCGCCGACGTGCCCATCTATCGCAGCGACGCCATGGTGCGCCGCTCCGAACCGCTGCAAGAAACGCCTGCCTCGCAGCCGCCCACCGCGCGCATGAACGGCGCCACGCTGGCCGGCCTGGGGCTGGCCGCCGGAGTCCGGGTGCGCGTCACCGGCCCGGCCGGCTCGGTCGAGCTTGAAACCGTGCAGGACGACGCCGTGGCCGATCGTGGAGTGCGCATCGCGGCGGCATTCGAGCAAACCGCCGCCCTGGGCGGCGCCTTCGGTGAAATCAGCGTGGAGCGTGCCTGA
- a CDS encoding NADH-quinone oxidoreductase subunit A — MNLQQYFPVLLFIAVATLIGFALLTAGSLLGPRRPYAEKLSAYECGFEAFEDARMKFDVRYYLVAILFILFDLEIAFLFPWAIAHGAVGLVGFWTVMVFLAVLTVGFIYEWKKGALDWE, encoded by the coding sequence ATGAACTTGCAACAGTATTTTCCCGTCCTGCTGTTTATTGCAGTCGCTACCCTGATAGGGTTTGCACTGCTGACGGCAGGCTCGCTCCTGGGGCCGCGGCGTCCCTATGCCGAAAAACTCTCGGCCTACGAGTGCGGCTTCGAGGCCTTCGAAGACGCCCGCATGAAGTTCGATGTGCGCTATTACCTGGTCGCCATCCTCTTCATTCTGTTCGACCTCGAAATCGCCTTCCTGTTTCCCTGGGCCATCGCCCACGGCGCGGTCGGCCTCGTCGGCTTCTGGACCGTCATGGTCTTCCTGGCGGTCCTCACGGTCGGCTTCATCTACGAATGGAAAAAGGGCGCGCTGGACTGGGAATAA